Proteins from a genomic interval of Echeneis naucrates chromosome 21, fEcheNa1.1, whole genome shotgun sequence:
- the grb14 gene encoding growth factor receptor-bound protein 14 isoform X2 has translation MNFHARRVTLPAITPLCLQKRVIKVYNEDNTSRAVEVPSDITARDICQLFVLKNQCIDDHSWTLFEHLSHLGIERTIEDHESVMEVLSAWGMDTDSRLYFRKNYAKYEFFRKPLDFFPAHMVSISSETNGMVDQSQIIQTFLNSSTCPEIHGHLHAKEQSRKSWKKFYFVLRRSGLYFSNKGTSKEPRHLQFVADFSDNDVYSVLSAKKLHGAPTEFGFCVKSTKCSSALKLLCADDEPTRTCWITAMRLLKYGMQLYQNFIQPHQKQKTSPMRSISENSLVAMDFSGQRSRVIENPSEALSVAVEEGLSWRRKSCHRLSSHGSPSTSQSSVSNIALHLAQPWFHSKLSRDEAQRLVTQQGLIDGVFLLRDSQSNPKTFVLSLCHMQKVKHFQILPVENEGELHYSLDDGHTQFTDLIQLVEFYQLNRGVLPCKLKHHCARITL, from the exons GTAATCAAAGTTTATAATGAAGATAACACCAGCAGAGCTGTAGAGGTTCCTAGTGACATCACTGCCCGGGACATATgccagctgtttgtgttgaagaACCAATGTATTGATGACCACAGCTGGACTCTGTTTGAACATCTCTCCCATCTGGGTATAG AGAGAACCATTGAAGACCATGAGTCCGTTATGGAGGTGCTGTCAGCCTGGGGGATGGACACAGACAGCCGGCTGTATTTTAGGAAGAACTACGCCAAATATGAATTCTTCAGGAAACCTCTG GACTTTTTCCCGGCTCACATGGTCTCCATATCCAGTGAAACCAATGGGATGGTGGATCAGTCTCAGATTATACAG ACCTTTCTCAACTCCAGCACTTGCCCAGAGATACATGGACACCTCCATGCCAAAGAACAAAGCAGGAAGTCTTGgaagaagttttattttgtcctgCGGAGGTCAGGGCTTTATTTTTCCAATAAGGGAACTTCAAAG gagCCAAGACATCTCCAGTTTGTTGCCGACTTTAGTGACAATGATGTCTACTCCGTTTTGTCAGCCAAAAAACTACATGGAGCACCTACAGAATTTGGCTTTTGTGTCAAG TCCACAAAGTGTAGTTCAGCCTTGAAGCTGCTTTGTGCCGATGATGAGCCCACCAGGACTTGCTGGATCACAGCCATGCGCTTGTTAAAG TATGGGATGCAGCTGTACCAAAACTTCATTCAGCCACACCAGAAACAAAAAACCTCTCCAATG AGAAGCATCTCAGAGAACTCATTGGTGGCCATGGATTTTTCTGGCCAAAGGAGCCGGGTGATTGAGAACCCATCTGAGGCGTTGTCTGTGGCTGTAGAAGAAGGCCTTTCATGGAGG AGAAAAAGCTGCCACCGTCTGAGCAGTCACGGCAGCCCCTCCACATCTCAGAGTTCAGTGTCAAACATAG CTCTGCACTTGGCTCAACCGTGGTTCCACAGCAAACTGTCTCGGGATGAGGCTCAGCGTCTAGTCACTCAACAGGGCCTTATTGATGG agTATTTCTTCTGAGGGACAGCCAAAGCAACCCTAAGACATTCGTACTGTCACTGTGCCACATGCAGAAAGTGAAACACTTTCAGATCTTACCT GTGGAAAATGAAGGCGAGTTGCACTACAGTCTGGATGATGGTCACACACAGTTTACTGACTTGATCCAGCTGGTGGAGTTTTACCAGCTAAACCGCGGGGTGCTACCCTGCAAACTCAAGCACCACTGTGCACGGATCACCCTGTGA